A single region of the Carassius gibelio isolate Cgi1373 ecotype wild population from Czech Republic chromosome A14, carGib1.2-hapl.c, whole genome shotgun sequence genome encodes:
- the LOC128027735 gene encoding INSYN2B protein-like, which produces MGRRAADTSNAVPALEVPLAGGQAVLSQKWGPLCSVGVQTSPGLRSLPSLKKKTQTVSTTNGPTAETMSLDRPRRFEVNGSHVVKAVSRNHVAQDRTSQESEVYYQIKANPNQFRSRGSLKRTPRYVNGSIVASEVVGGVCSEGAESEEARRQSQTVTHECKRGQLLKGEASRPITDSYTTPPRPCRMMTSSPRLCTSCGRRQSQAPPCISPACQKRAASHVQATVMLPPLLRKGCSPCLQKQNSTIVQPTYTQIPNHTMQNACSTPSQSNKKDPRTEAFTQSEKAKHDLTMQHTQARVKTESVTQHTSQDAKNKCTTTQKHKSATCKPISSESQATPTLPPKQDLKPTQVKCKPAPPELLIGSGTVPKPQPPPTPPPEPKTERETDSKDTHPPPTDDIPQSNGAPGVLHGLLQNVEENLLYNQEKIKVLLNVIQDLERNKAMSEGRCSYRTGQDINNCSTCQKTACIIYSVEHDFRVQEGHFHSILEALDEAEYDVPAPVPKPAHIQPRAKSRVKKLRKKCFWWL; this is translated from the exons ATGGGCCGTAGGGCAGCTGACACATCCAATGCAGTGCCGGCGCTAGAAGTACCTCTAGCTGGTGGGCAGGCCGTCCTGTCTCAAAAATGGGGCCCTTTGTGCAGTGTTGGCGTCCAAACGTCGCCGGGCCTTCGCTCACTTCCGTCATTGAAGAAGAAGACTCAAACGGTCAGTACGACCAATGGACCAACTGCCGAAACCATGTCACTGGATCGGCCGAGGCGTTTTGAAGTTAACGGAAGTCACGTTGTCAAGGCTGTGTCCAGAAACCATGTGGCACAAGACAGGACATCCCAGGAGAGTGAGGTGTACTATCAAATTAAAGCCAATCCAAACCAATTCAGGTCAAGGGGGAGTTTAAAAAGAACCCCTCGATATGTTAACGGAAGTATTGTTGCATCTGAGGTGGTGGGTGGAGTTTGCAGCGAAGGGGCTGAATCTGAGGAAGCGAGACGGCAGAGTCAAACAGTGACACATGAATGTAAGCGAGGTCAGTTGCTAAAAGGTGAGGCATCCAGGCCAATCACTGACTCATACACCACGCCCCCTCGCCCATGTCGCATGATGACGTCATCACCCAGACTGTGCACCAGCTGTGGGCGAAGGCAGTCTCAAGCCCCACCCTGCATATCACCTGCTTGTCAGAAACGAGCAGCCAGTCATGTTCAAGCGACCGTGATGCTTCCGCCGCTGCTGAGGAAAGGCTGTTCGCCTTGCTTGCAGAAACAAAACTCCACGATTGTACAGCCAACATACACGCAAATTCCCAATCACACAATGCAAAATGCATGCTCCACCCCCTCACAGTCCAACAAAAAGGATCCAAGAACAGAAGCATTTACGCAGTCTGAAAAGGCCAAACACGACTTGACAATGCAACACACGCAAGCACGAGTCAAAACAGAATCAGTCACACAACACACATCGCAAGACGCGAAGAACAAGTGTACGACCACACAAAAGCACAAATCCGCCACGTGTAAACCGATTAGCAGTGAGTCCCAAGCCACACCCACTCTTCCACCAAAGCAAGACTTGAAACCAACACAAGTCAAATGTAAACCAGCACCTCCAGAGCTTCTGATTGGCTCAGGGACGGTGCCTAAACCACAACCCCCGCCCACCCCTCCACCAGAACCTAAAACTGAAAGAGAAACGGACTCTAAAGACACTCATCCGCCTCCAACAGATGATATCCCACAATCCAACGGTGCACCCGGCGTTCTGCATGGACTGCTGCAGAATGTAGAAGAAAACCTGCTGTATAATCAGGAAAAGATCAAAGtccttctcaatgtcattcaggACCTGGAGAGGAACAAAGCAATGAGTGAAGG gcgtTGTTCTTACAGAACAGGTCAGGACATCAATAACTGCTCAACCTGCCAGAAAACAGCCTGCATCATATACAG CGTGGAACACGACTTCCGGGTGCAGGAGGGACACTTTCATAGCATTCTGGAAGCCTTGGATGAAGCAGAGTACGATGTTCCCGCCCCCGTCCCAAAGCCCGCCCACATACAACCTCGAGCCAAGAGCCGCGTCAAGAAACTGCGAAAGAAGTGTTTCTGGTGGCTGTAG